The proteins below come from a single Chryseobacterium nepalense genomic window:
- a CDS encoding response regulator transcription factor yields MNKKILIADDYFVVMTGIKMILKKYLKNIDLEYALNYDEVFEKLADKNDYALLILDPGLQGNQKKIIAEIKCKFPNIKILIFSTHNTAEVVPFILEGADGYLNKLSYEDEIARAVLEILNTGKYYSKEIMDALIHHSVSSKSNPLENLSEREKTVYNLLIKGYGNLEIANELKIHVATISTYKRRIFQKLGTNNLIDILEINRKYSS; encoded by the coding sequence ATGAATAAAAAAATACTTATTGCCGATGATTATTTCGTCGTGATGACAGGCATTAAAATGATCCTTAAAAAATATTTAAAAAATATCGACCTTGAATATGCTCTAAATTATGATGAGGTTTTCGAAAAGTTAGCTGATAAAAATGATTATGCGCTTCTCATTCTGGATCCTGGTTTACAAGGAAACCAAAAAAAGATAATTGCCGAAATTAAATGCAAGTTTCCAAATATAAAAATTCTTATTTTTTCAACACACAATACTGCTGAGGTGGTCCCCTTTATTCTGGAAGGTGCAGATGGCTATCTGAACAAACTTTCTTACGAAGACGAAATTGCTCGGGCAGTTTTAGAGATTTTAAATACAGGTAAATATTATTCAAAAGAAATTATGGATGCACTGATTCATCACTCAGTTTCCAGCAAAAGCAATCCACTGGAAAATCTTTCTGAGAGAGAGAAAACGGTGTATAATTTATTAATTAAAGGATATGGTAATCTGGAAATTGCCAATGAGCTGAAGATTCATGTTGCCACAATAAGTACCTATAAAAGAAGGATTTTTCAAAAACTGGGAACCAACAATCTTATTGATATTTTAGAAATAAACAGAAAATACTCATCGTAA
- a CDS encoding thioredoxin family protein — MNTPSNMIDLGTKAPFFELPNPSKSNEMQSLDDLKGEKGTLVIFMCNHCPFVLHVIDKLNELYEDYNERGIEFIAINSNDVEKYPADSPEKMIEFQIERKFDFPYLYDESQAIAKAYDAACTPDFFFFDEKLDLIYRGQMDDSRPGNNKDVTGEDLIIAFENLLAGEPQEEIQRPSMGCNIKWK, encoded by the coding sequence ATGAATACTCCCTCAAATATGATTGATTTAGGTACAAAAGCACCTTTTTTTGAACTTCCTAATCCTTCAAAAAGCAATGAAATGCAGTCACTGGATGATCTGAAAGGAGAAAAAGGCACCTTAGTGATCTTTATGTGCAATCATTGTCCGTTTGTACTTCATGTTATTGACAAGTTAAATGAACTGTACGAAGATTATAATGAAAGAGGAATTGAATTTATAGCCATCAACTCCAATGATGTCGAAAAATATCCTGCAGATTCTCCTGAAAAAATGATTGAATTCCAGATTGAAAGAAAATTTGATTTTCCTTATCTGTATGACGAAAGCCAGGCAATTGCAAAGGCCTATGATGCCGCATGTACTCCGGATTTCTTTTTCTTCGATGAAAAGCTGGATCTTATTTACAGAGGGCAGATGGATGATTCCAGACCGGGTAATAATAAAGATGTAACTGGTGAAGATCTTATTATTGCCTTTGAAAATCTTTTGGCGGGAGAGCCTCAGGAAGAGATTCAGAGACCAAGCATGGGCTGCAATATCAAATGGAAATAA
- a CDS encoding TetR/AcrR family transcriptional regulator has translation MGLHERRQREKENIRASILDAAFSLAKTEGWASLSMRKIADAIEYSAPVVYDHFENKEAILYEISLNGFHCLHIELLKAQREHDNPEDQLKAIVDAYWKFAFKNKEYYQLMFGLGMQCSGKGMMKEEFSSFQDMLYECTYAIIKKNGSNTDNACHMSHALFSAVHGLISIMMMRNDDIPSTMNKTTLDETVSAFIKSL, from the coding sequence ATGGGCTTACATGAACGCCGCCAAAGAGAAAAAGAAAATATACGTGCCAGTATTCTGGATGCGGCTTTTTCTTTGGCTAAAACCGAAGGCTGGGCTTCACTTTCCATGAGAAAAATTGCCGATGCTATTGAGTACAGTGCGCCGGTAGTTTATGATCACTTTGAAAATAAAGAAGCTATTTTATATGAAATTTCATTGAATGGTTTTCATTGTTTACACATTGAACTGTTGAAAGCTCAGAGAGAACACGACAATCCTGAAGATCAGTTGAAAGCTATTGTAGATGCTTACTGGAAGTTTGCATTCAAAAACAAAGAATACTACCAGCTGATGTTTGGTTTGGGAATGCAGTGTAGCGGAAAAGGAATGATGAAAGAAGAATTTTCGTCGTTTCAGGATATGCTTTACGAATGCACATACGCAATCATCAAAAAAAACGGATCCAATACTGATAATGCCTGCCATATGTCTCACGCATTATTCTCAGCAGTTCATGGACTGATTTCCATCATGATGATGCGCAATGATGATATTCCTTCAACGATGAATAAAACGACTTTGGATGAAACTGTTTCTGCTTTCATTAAGTCATTATAA